The following is a genomic window from Paenibacillus thiaminolyticus.
GCCCCATATGCGGGAGCAAGGACGCGGCACGATCATCAATATCGGAAGCATTAGCGGACGGATTGCGTTCCCCGGGTACGCGCCGTATGCCGCGGCCAAGTTCGCGATCGAAGGCTTCAGCGAGTCGCTCCGGCTGGAAATGAAGCCATATGGCGTCGATGTGGTGCTGATCGAGCCTGGCTCGTATCCGACGAACATCTGGGAGAAAGGGTTCGCCTCAATTACGATAGACGACGCTTCGCCATACCGGAACCGTCTCGAGAGCATTCTGCGCTTCTCCCGGCAAAGCGCCTCCTCCAAGGCTGATCCATGGGAAGTCGCCAATCTGATCGCACGCATCGCGGCCGACAAGCGGCCGCGCCTTCGCTATCCGATCGGGAGCGGGGTGCGCCTGCTCCTCGCCGCGAAGACGCTTCTGCCATGGACGCTCATTGAGAAGCTGGTCGTGCGTCTCCTTCGCTGATCGGTCCTGCCGCAGATCGTCCTGCGGCAGATCGGTCGTGCGGCAGGAAGCGAACAGGGCTCCCGGCCAAAAAATGCGCCGCACTGTGCAACCTTGCGTGCATGTTCTCCGTCTGAGAGTGTGAGTAAGGGGTCAACCAATTGCGCAATTGGACTCCATCGTATGACCTGCACTCCAGAGAGGATGACATCGAATGAACAAAGCTATCGCCGCATCTATCGCTCTGGCGCTCGCCCTGGCGGCCGCACAGCCTTTGGCCGCGCCGGTGAATGCGATGAATGAACAAGGGACGGCAGTGCCTGTGGAGCAAGAACGTGATTTTTATGATAAGTATATGAAGCAGTTTGTCTATAATGAGAACGGAGAGATCATGGGCACGGCCCGCGAGACGAGCCTCAACAC
Proteins encoded in this region:
- a CDS encoding SDR family oxidoreductase; the encoded protein is MDKNMRAADEAAERPVAFVTGASSGFGMLSSIKLAEQGYRVIATMRATSRPEALTELAAARGVESRLEVRRADVTDAASIEAAVAHALGTYGRIDLLVNNAGYAQGGYVEEVTMEQWRAQFETNVFGAIAAAKAVLPHMREQGRGTIINIGSISGRIAFPGYAPYAAAKFAIEGFSESLRLEMKPYGVDVVLIEPGSYPTNIWEKGFASITIDDASPYRNRLESILRFSRQSASSKADPWEVANLIARIAADKRPRLRYPIGSGVRLLLAAKTLLPWTLIEKLVVRLLR